In the Streptomyces cinnamoneus genome, CTGGGGCGTCGCCGTCTATCTGGTCGGCGTGGCCCTGCTGAGCATGGGGTGCTTCCTCGCCCTCCCCGAGACCAACCCGGCGGTCAAGGCCGCCACCGGCCCCGCCCCCGCCTGAGCGAAAGGGGACCGCGACGGCCGACACGCTTCAGGCTTCAGGCTTCAGGCTTCAGGCTTCAGGCTTCAGGCTTCAGGCTTCAGGCGCGAACGCCCTCGCGGTCCTTCTCGGTCTCCACGGCATCGTCCCCGTCGGGCCCGGCCGTCGGCCGACCCGCCGCTCCCCCGGCCGCCTCGGCCCGCTCCTGCTTGGCCGAGGCGCGCAGGCTGGTGATCGTGGTGACGACCAGCACGGCGCAGATGACGCCCAGCGAGACCGGAATGCTGATCTCGGGGACCCCGACGCCGTTCTCGTGCAGGGCGTGCAGCACGAGCTTGACGCCGATGAAGCCGAGGATGACCGACAGGCCGTACGACAGGTGGACCAGCTTCTTCAGCAGGCCGCCTATCAGGAAGTACAGCTGCCGCAGCCCCATGAGCGCAAAGGCGTTGGCGGTGAAGACGATGTACGGGTCCTGGGTGAGGCCGAAGATCGCCGGTATGGAGTCGAGCGCGAAGAGGACGTCGGTCGTGCCGATCGCCAGCATAACGATCAGCATCGGGGTCATCAGCCGCTTGCCGTTCTCGACGGTGAACAGCTTCGTGCCGTCATAGCGGTCGGTCGACGGGAAGCGCCGCTCGACCATCTTGAGAAAGCGGTTCTCCTCGAACTCCTCTTCCTCCTCGTCCGACCGCGCCTCCTGGATGAGCTTCCACGCGGTCCAGATGAGGAACGCGCCGAAGATGTAGAAGACCCAGGAGAAGTTGGCGATGATCGCCGCGCCGGCGCCGATGAAGACGGCCCGCAGCACCAGGGCTATGAGCACCCCGACCATGAGCACCCGCTGCTGGTACACCGGCGGCACCGCGAACTTCGCCATGATCAAGACGAAGACGAAGAGGTTGTCGACGCTCAGGGACTTCTCGGTCACGAACCCGGCGAAGAACTCACCGGCCGGCTGTCCGCCGCCGAAGACCAGGAGTCCCAGTCCGAACAGCCCGGCCAGGGCGACCCAGACCACCGTCCAGACGCCGGCTTCCTTGAGGGAGACCTCATGGGGCTTGCGGCCCCCGATGAAGAAGTCGGCGGCTATCAGAGCGCAGAGACCCAGGATGGTCAGCACCCACAGGGTCAGGGAGACGTCCACTGTTCCTCCGGCATGTCGTACGGCGTACGAGCTGTCCCCAGAAGAGTACAGGAAACACCAAGGAAGAGTAAAGAGAATCCCAAACGCCCTGCTGAACCGCCCTTCCCTTCCCTTTACCTTTCTCGGAGAAGTCCCCGCGGAAGCCGTCCGACGCCCCTCGGACGCCGCCCGGCGCCCGAGGGGGCAGACCTCAGATGCCGTAGGCCCGGCGCGCCTGGCCCACCTGCCACAGCACCTGCCGCACCACGTCGCTGCCGGCGGGGGCCATCGACGGCTCGTACGTCCAGGCGTGCCCCACCCAGGGGTCGGCGAGGTGGTCGTCGGGCACCGGCGTGACCCTGAGCAGGGAACGCCACAGCGGGTCCAGCACGGGCCCGTACGCCCGCGCGTCGTCACGGTCGGCGATCATCACCAGGTGCACGCCCACGGCCGGGCCCTCGTCGGCGAGGTAGCGCAGCTGGGTGACGGCGCGATCGTCGAAGCCGTGCGGGAAGTCGTTCACGAGCAGCAGCTGCTCGGCGGTGTCGACGTCCGGCGGCAGCGCGTCCACGGCGCCGCTGCGCACCGCCATCTGCACCAGGTCGACCCGCCGCGTCAGCCGTGCCAGGACCTCCGAGACCCCCTGGGCACCGGCCGCCGGCTGCTCCTTGAGGGCCCCGTACTCCAGCAACGGGGCCAGCGCCGTCCCCGCCGAGCCCGCTGGGTCGATGACGTGCACCGTGTAGTCGCCCACGGGGTGGACGGCCAGCAGCCGCACGGCTTGCGCCACCGCGCAGTCCACCGCGAGCCGGCGCAGCTCGGCCGAGTCCACGAGGGCGGCGTCCACCCCGCCCGAGGAACGGCCGCTGTCGATCCACAGCCCGCGCTCCAGCGGCAGCCGGACCAGCATCGGGATGCGCAGGTCCTTGCGCTCCGGCAGGTGCAGATCGCCGAGCCGCAGCGCCATGGGCCGCTCCAGGGGCACCTGGTAGCCCTGCCAGACGGGGCTGTCCCAGCGCGCGTAGGCGGGCGGCAGGGCGTGCTCGACGACCTCGGCCTCGGCGGCCAGCTGGGTGAGGTCGCGGTCGAGCACGGCCCGCGCCTGGTCCATCAGCTCACCGTGCCTGGCGCGCGCCTGGGCCCTGGCGGCGTCGGCGGCGGGACCCACCCGGGTGCTCGGGTCGGAGAGCACCCGGTCCAGCTCCTGCTCCAGGCGGGACTCCGCGAAGTCGACGGCGCTGCGGTAGGCCGCCGCCGCGCGGGCCAGGTCCTCGAACATGCCCCAGACCTGGTTGTAGAGCCGCTCGTTCATGGTCCAGCCCGTGGCGTCGCCCGCCACGGGCGCGCCGGCCCGGCCCGGCTCGGCGGCCGGGGCGGCCGGGGCCGGCTCCGGGGGCGTCGAGGTCCGGCGGCCGGGGTGCTGGTAGCTGATCGGGCCGGAGGCGCCCCCGGGCTGCCGCCCCGGGGCCTCGTCCGCACCACCCACCCCCTGGGCGGGCAGGGACACCGTGGGGTCGAGGCCGTCGGGGCCGGTCGCCTCGGCCGCCGCGTCCGGGACGGACCGGCCGTCCGCCGCGCTCCCGCGAACGTCCGCGGCCGGGGCGGACCCCCGGCCGGCTCCCTCGCCCGTGGCGAGCCGCGCGGGGGGCGGCACCACGGCGCGGGCCATGCCCTGGGCGACGGCCTCGTCGATGCTCGCCGCCAGCTCGGCGGCCTGCGGGATCCCGTGGTCGGCCAGCATCGAGGCCAGGCCGCCCGCGTACCCCTGCCCGACCGCGCGCACCTTCCAGGCTCCCTGCCTGCGGTACAGCTCGACCGCGACGACCGCGGTCTCCGCCTCCAGGTCGGTGATGGTGTAGCTGGCGATCTCGGTGCCGTCGAGGTCCGTGACCGCGACGAACGGCGCGGCGAGAGCGCCGAAGCGCACCGGGCCGCCCACGCCGGACGGCAGGGCCAGCACGATGCTGACCCGGTGCACGGCCTCGGAGACCGCCTCCAGGTCGAACGCCAGCCGGTGCTCCGCCGCGGCCTGCCGGGACACCTCGACGCCCGGGAGCCGGGGGGCGGCCGGATGTGCGACCCCGTCCGCGCCCGGGACCCGGCCCTCCGCGTCACCGAGCGTCGCCCCCGCCACCACCGGGTGGCCCGCCGAGACCCGGATCTCCAGTCGAGTCCCGGACAGCGGGTGGTTCTGCCCCCGCACCAGCTCGGCCGTCATCGCCGCTCCCCCTCGATGTGTCTGTGCTCGCTGTGCCCGCGGGCCCGGCGGATGATGCTCCGCCGGGCCCGTTTCGTATCGCTGCGCTATGTGTGTACGTACGGCGCAAGAGTGTGGCGTACGTACGTGGGCGTGTCCTCACCGGGGCCCGGGCCCGGCCACGCGGGGCGCGGCCCGGAACCGGCCGTCAGAGGACGGACTGGATCTCGGCCAGGAGGTCCTGGAAGGTCCGGCCGTTGGCCGGGGTGCCGATGGCCGTCATCTGCCAGCCGGCGCCGACGCGGTGCACCTTCGCCATGATCTGGGCGGTGTACGGGCCGCCGCCGTCCAGGGTGTAACGGGCCAGCTCCTGGCCGGTGGTCTCGTCGACCAGCCGGCAGAAAGCGTTCTGCACCTCGGCGAAGGTCTGACCGGTGAAGGAGTTCACCGTGAAGACGATCTGGTTGACGTGCACGGGCACGCGCTGGAGGTCGACGAGGATCGACTCGTCGTCACCACCCTGGCCGGCACCGCCCACGAGGTTGTCGCCGGTGTGGCGCACCGAGCCGTCCTTGCTGACCAGCTGCTGGAAGAAGGCCACGTCGACCGGCTGCTTGTCGGCG is a window encoding:
- a CDS encoding TerC family protein → MDVSLTLWVLTILGLCALIAADFFIGGRKPHEVSLKEAGVWTVVWVALAGLFGLGLLVFGGGQPAGEFFAGFVTEKSLSVDNLFVFVLIMAKFAVPPVYQQRVLMVGVLIALVLRAVFIGAGAAIIANFSWVFYIFGAFLIWTAWKLIQEARSDEEEEEFEENRFLKMVERRFPSTDRYDGTKLFTVENGKRLMTPMLIVMLAIGTTDVLFALDSIPAIFGLTQDPYIVFTANAFALMGLRQLYFLIGGLLKKLVHLSYGLSVILGFIGVKLVLHALHENGVGVPEISIPVSLGVICAVLVVTTITSLRASAKQERAEAAGGAAGRPTAGPDGDDAVETEKDREGVRA
- a CDS encoding TerD family protein, translating into MTAELVRGQNHPLSGTRLEIRVSAGHPVVAGATLGDAEGRVPGADGVAHPAAPRLPGVEVSRQAAAEHRLAFDLEAVSEAVHRVSIVLALPSGVGGPVRFGALAAPFVAVTDLDGTEIASYTITDLEAETAVVAVELYRRQGAWKVRAVGQGYAGGLASMLADHGIPQAAELAASIDEAVAQGMARAVVPPPARLATGEGAGRGSAPAADVRGSAADGRSVPDAAAEATGPDGLDPTVSLPAQGVGGADEAPGRQPGGASGPISYQHPGRRTSTPPEPAPAAPAAEPGRAGAPVAGDATGWTMNERLYNQVWGMFEDLARAAAAYRSAVDFAESRLEQELDRVLSDPSTRVGPAADAARAQARARHGELMDQARAVLDRDLTQLAAEAEVVEHALPPAYARWDSPVWQGYQVPLERPMALRLGDLHLPERKDLRIPMLVRLPLERGLWIDSGRSSGGVDAALVDSAELRRLAVDCAVAQAVRLLAVHPVGDYTVHVIDPAGSAGTALAPLLEYGALKEQPAAGAQGVSEVLARLTRRVDLVQMAVRSGAVDALPPDVDTAEQLLLVNDFPHGFDDRAVTQLRYLADEGPAVGVHLVMIADRDDARAYGPVLDPLWRSLLRVTPVPDDHLADPWVGHAWTYEPSMAPAGSDVVRQVLWQVGQARRAYGI
- a CDS encoding TerD family protein; this translates as MTVNLSKGQGISLQKADGATLTAVRMGLGWQAAPRRGLFGSRTREIDLDASAVLFADKQPVDVAFFQQLVSKDGSVRHTGDNLVGGAGQGGDDESILVDLQRVPVHVNQIVFTVNSFTGQTFAEVQNAFCRLVDETTGQELARYTLDGGGPYTAQIMAKVHRVGAGWQMTAIGTPANGRTFQDLLAEIQSVL